Proteins from one Candidatus Nitrospira nitrificans genomic window:
- a CDS encoding DMT family protein: protein MQTVALLTISNVFMTLAWYGHLKFKDYPLFTVILASWGIAFIEYCFQVPANRIGHGQFTAAQLKTIQEVITLVVFSIFSVVYLKEALKWNYVVGFALIVVAVFIIFKEW from the coding sequence ATGCAGACTGTCGCGTTGTTGACGATTTCGAATGTGTTCATGACGCTTGCGTGGTACGGCCATCTGAAGTTCAAGGACTATCCCTTGTTCACGGTGATTCTGGCGAGTTGGGGGATCGCCTTCATCGAATATTGCTTTCAAGTGCCGGCCAATCGGATCGGCCATGGGCAATTCACTGCGGCACAGCTCAAGACAATTCAAGAGGTGATCACGCTGGTCGTTTTCTCGATCTTCTCCGTTGTGTACCTCAAAGAAGCGTTGAAGTGGAACTATGTGGTGGGATTCGCGTTGATTGTGGTGGCGGTGTTCATCATTTTTAAGGAATGGTGA
- a CDS encoding AbiU2 domain-containing protein, whose amino-acid sequence MTNIREIEKQFETYRANLNSEATRLACYVALYKRLYERRNDRLREMNLAPAFFLTATDALFSAIILWVDKLFVEKGQRGIFNFLAFVESNLSMLAIEQLKRRKNYPDGHWMLARDAITLQTVNANRERIRNLDCLKSFAIRRDKFHAHFDKEYFFDRHRLEDDAPLVWVTLRKSSRSSLTSSTIIQLPMTEMCLC is encoded by the coding sequence ATGACTAATATCCGCGAAATTGAAAAGCAGTTTGAGACCTACCGCGCCAATCTAAACTCCGAGGCTACCCGGTTGGCCTGTTATGTCGCGTTATATAAAAGACTGTATGAACGGAGGAATGATCGTCTCCGGGAGATGAATCTGGCTCCAGCTTTCTTCTTGACCGCAACAGATGCTCTCTTTTCTGCCATCATCCTCTGGGTCGACAAGCTATTTGTTGAGAAGGGTCAGAGAGGTATTTTTAACTTCTTGGCATTTGTGGAGTCCAACCTCAGCATGCTTGCTATTGAACAGCTAAAGCGTCGGAAAAACTATCCTGATGGACATTGGATGCTGGCTAGAGACGCAATTACGCTTCAGACGGTTAATGCGAATCGTGAACGAATCAGGAATCTTGACTGCCTGAAAAGCTTTGCAATACGCAGGGACAAGTTTCACGCACATTTTGACAAGGAGTACTTTTTTGATCGCCATCGATTGGAAGACGACGCGCCGTTGGTATGGGTGACTTTGAGAAAGTCATCGAGGTCCTCTCTGACATCATCAACCATTATTCAACTGCCTATGACGGAAATGTGTTTGTGTTGA
- the uvrA gene encoding excinuclease ABC subunit UvrA: MGNSIVIKGAREHNLKNIDVEIPRDKLVVITGLSGSGKSSLAFDTIYAEGQRRYVESLSAYARQFLEQMGKPDVDSIEGLSPAISIEQKSTSHNPRSTVGTVTEIYDYLRLLFARVGRPYCFQCGEEITAQTVQQMVDAIASLPEGMKFQILAPIVRGRKGEYRKELLEMRKAGYVRARVDGKIVDLGEDLTLDKQKKHTIDIIVDRLVMKSGEALMRRLADSVETSVKLTGGLVGVLTDDGRTRLYSDRLACIKCGVSYPEVEPRIFSFNSPHGACPACDGIGSVMPPGCQEEADLTLLEPCAVCHGARLRPESLSIKLAKQSIAEVTSLSVRAAADFFLSLKFTDRELVIAHRILKEIRERLGFLVNVGLDYLTLDRAAATLSGGEGQRIRLATQIGSGLVGVLYILDEPSIGLHQRDNRRLLQTLLRLRDLGNTVVVVEHDAETMMAADHVLDMGPGAGSQGGHVIAQGTPQQVMVDPNSLTGQYLRGIQTVSVPQRSRKPRGTLSVVGAQKHNLKNVTARIPMGLFTCVTGVSGSGKSTLVLEVLFHSLSQLLYHKKPKIDGCKDLRGVDALDKVIDIDQSPIGRTPRSNPATYTGLFGYIRDLYSNLPESRVRGYKPGRYSFNVKGGRCEACQGDGLIKIEMHFLPDVYVTCEVCKGQRYNRETLEIHHKGKSIANVLNMTVDDALEFFEHIPLIKTKLQTLHDVGLHYVKLGQSATTLSGGEAQRVKLSRELSKRATGRTMYILDEPTTGLHFADVQRLLDVLDRLVEAGNTVLVIEHNLDVIKNADWIIDLGPEGGDRGGEIVAEGPPKEIAKSKRSYTGQVLKEAGL, from the coding sequence ATGGGTAATTCGATCGTCATCAAAGGGGCACGGGAGCATAACCTCAAAAACATCGACGTGGAAATTCCACGCGACAAGCTGGTGGTGATCACCGGCTTGAGCGGCTCGGGCAAGTCGTCGCTCGCTTTCGATACGATCTATGCGGAAGGGCAGCGGCGCTATGTCGAATCCCTCTCGGCCTATGCCCGGCAATTCCTCGAACAGATGGGGAAGCCGGATGTCGATTCGATTGAAGGCCTGTCGCCTGCCATCTCCATCGAACAGAAGAGCACCAGCCATAATCCTCGTTCCACCGTCGGCACGGTGACGGAAATCTATGACTATCTCCGCCTGCTCTTTGCCCGCGTCGGGCGGCCCTACTGTTTTCAATGTGGCGAAGAGATTACCGCGCAGACCGTGCAACAGATGGTGGACGCGATTGCCTCGCTGCCGGAAGGCATGAAATTCCAGATTCTCGCCCCGATCGTGCGTGGGCGAAAGGGGGAATACCGGAAGGAACTGCTGGAGATGCGCAAGGCGGGCTATGTCCGCGCGCGTGTCGACGGCAAGATTGTCGATCTTGGGGAAGATCTCACGCTCGATAAACAGAAGAAGCACACGATCGACATCATCGTCGATCGGTTGGTGATGAAATCCGGCGAGGCGCTCATGCGGCGACTGGCGGATTCTGTCGAAACGTCGGTCAAGCTGACGGGCGGGCTGGTCGGTGTGCTGACGGACGACGGCCGGACCAGGCTCTACAGCGACCGGTTGGCTTGTATCAAATGCGGCGTGAGTTATCCGGAGGTCGAGCCCAGGATCTTTTCGTTCAATAGCCCGCACGGAGCGTGTCCGGCTTGCGACGGCATCGGCTCTGTCATGCCCCCCGGCTGTCAGGAGGAAGCGGATCTCACGCTGCTGGAGCCCTGCGCCGTCTGCCATGGGGCGAGGCTGAGGCCGGAAAGCTTGTCGATCAAATTGGCGAAGCAGTCGATCGCCGAGGTAACCAGCCTCTCGGTTCGCGCGGCAGCCGACTTTTTCCTCTCGTTGAAGTTTACCGACCGTGAACTCGTGATCGCCCATCGGATCTTGAAAGAGATTCGGGAGCGGCTCGGGTTTCTTGTCAATGTGGGGCTGGACTATCTCACGCTCGATCGGGCTGCGGCGACCTTGTCCGGGGGCGAGGGGCAACGGATCAGGCTCGCCACGCAGATCGGGTCAGGCTTGGTGGGCGTGTTGTATATCCTGGACGAACCGTCTATCGGACTCCACCAGCGCGATAATCGTCGATTGTTGCAGACGTTGCTCAGGCTGCGAGACCTGGGGAACACCGTCGTCGTCGTGGAACATGATGCCGAGACGATGATGGCGGCTGACCATGTCTTGGATATGGGCCCTGGCGCGGGCTCGCAGGGCGGGCATGTGATCGCGCAGGGCACGCCTCAGCAGGTCATGGTCGACCCCAACTCATTGACCGGCCAATATTTGCGTGGCATTCAGACCGTGTCTGTCCCGCAGCGGAGCCGGAAGCCTCGGGGGACACTGTCGGTAGTCGGAGCGCAAAAGCATAATCTGAAGAACGTGACGGCGCGCATTCCGATGGGTCTCTTCACCTGCGTGACGGGGGTCTCCGGATCAGGGAAAAGCACGCTGGTACTGGAGGTGCTCTTCCATTCCCTCTCGCAACTGCTCTACCACAAGAAGCCGAAGATCGATGGGTGCAAAGACCTCAGGGGCGTGGATGCGCTCGACAAGGTGATCGATATCGATCAATCGCCCATCGGGCGGACACCGAGGTCGAATCCTGCCACCTATACGGGCCTCTTTGGTTACATCCGCGATCTCTATTCCAATCTGCCGGAATCGCGCGTCCGTGGTTATAAACCGGGGCGGTACAGCTTCAACGTCAAGGGCGGCCGATGCGAAGCCTGCCAAGGCGACGGCCTCATCAAGATCGAGATGCATTTCTTGCCGGACGTCTATGTGACCTGCGAAGTGTGCAAGGGCCAACGGTACAACCGCGAAACTCTCGAAATCCACCATAAGGGCAAGAGCATCGCCAATGTGTTGAATATGACGGTGGACGACGCGTTGGAGTTCTTTGAACACATTCCGTTGATCAAAACGAAACTCCAGACCCTGCACGATGTCGGCCTGCACTATGTGAAGCTCGGCCAATCGGCGACGACGCTCTCCGGCGGCGAAGCCCAGCGGGTGAAACTCTCACGCGAGCTCTCCAAGCGAGCGACGGGGCGGACGATGTACATCCTTGATGAGCCGACGACGGGATTGCATTTCGCCGATGTGCAGCGATTGCTCGATGTGCTGGATCGGCTGGTCGAAGCCGGCAATACGGTGCTGGTGATCGAACATAATTTGGATGTCATCAAGAATGCGGATTGGATCATCGACCTGGGGCCGGAGGGCGGAGATCGTGGCGGCGAAATTGTGGCGGAAGGGCCGCCGAAAGAAATCGCCAAGTCGAAGCGATCGTATACGGGACAGGTGTTGAAGGAAGCAGGGTTGTAA
- a CDS encoding ATP-binding protein — MGRPYDLAAKQAKPGWLLYDSKDLVTHAVCVGMTGSGKTGLCLALLEEAAIDHIPAIIIDPKGDLGNLMLTFPSLQGEDFQPWINEDDARKKGLSPADYAKGQAELWAKGLAGWQQDGARIQRLRDAADVAIYTPGSNAGLPVSILKSFAAPAADAREDAELLRERISTTVTSLLGLLGVEADPIQSREHILLSTILDRTWRKEEDLDLASLIQAIQSPPVSKIGVMDVDSFFPSKDRFALAMKLNNLLAAPGFQAWREGEALDIQSLMYTPAGKPRLAIFSIAHLNDAERMFFVTLLLSQMVGWMRAQSGTTSLRALLYMDEIFGYFPPVSNPPSKLPLMTLLKQARAFGLGVVLATQNPVDLDYKGLANTGTWFIGRLQTERDKARVLEGLEGASSSAGKRFDRGRMEQTLAGLGNRIFLMNNVHEDEPVVFETRWCLSYLRGPLTRTQIKALMEPVRREALGVKREAFGAPNPALSTHHSALQSRPMLPPDIPQHFVPWRGTKPDGSELVYAPMLLGASHIRFSDSKNGIDSARDVMVLAPITDDPVAVDWDRSMAADLAVADLEQHPEENAQFLALPASAGKAKRHADWNKDFGGWLFRTQKVELFRSPSTKDLSKPGESERDFRVRLQQTGREQRDKGAEALRQKYASKMAALQDRIRRAELAKEKQQAESRSSQVQAAISVGASILGAFLGRKTISASNIGRATTAIRSAGRVMKESKDVGVAEENVAAIQQQLIDLEAQFKSESDALTAATAPLTEKLETISIKPTKANIAVKLVALAWTPHWRDKDGSLTAAWS, encoded by the coding sequence ATGGGACGACCCTATGATCTTGCCGCGAAACAGGCCAAGCCGGGATGGCTGCTCTATGATTCAAAAGATCTGGTGACCCACGCGGTGTGCGTCGGCATGACCGGCAGCGGCAAGACGGGTCTTTGTCTGGCGCTGCTGGAAGAAGCAGCCATCGACCATATCCCCGCCATCATCATCGATCCGAAGGGGGACCTCGGCAACTTGATGCTCACGTTCCCGTCGCTCCAGGGCGAGGACTTTCAACCCTGGATCAACGAAGACGACGCGCGCAAGAAAGGCTTGTCGCCGGCCGATTACGCCAAAGGCCAAGCGGAATTATGGGCCAAAGGCCTGGCAGGGTGGCAACAGGACGGGGCGCGCATTCAGCGATTGCGGGATGCCGCGGATGTGGCGATCTACACGCCGGGCAGCAACGCCGGATTGCCGGTCTCCATCCTGAAATCGTTCGCCGCGCCGGCTGCCGATGCGCGGGAAGATGCGGAGTTGCTGCGTGAGCGTATCAGTACAACGGTCACGAGTCTGCTCGGCCTGCTCGGCGTCGAGGCCGATCCGATCCAGAGCCGGGAGCATATTCTCCTCTCCACGATTCTCGACCGGACCTGGAGGAAAGAAGAGGATCTTGATCTCGCATCATTGATCCAAGCCATTCAATCGCCGCCGGTCTCGAAGATCGGGGTCATGGATGTCGATTCATTTTTTCCATCAAAAGATCGATTCGCGCTCGCGATGAAGCTGAACAATCTGCTTGCCGCGCCGGGCTTCCAGGCCTGGCGCGAGGGAGAAGCGCTCGATATCCAATCGCTGATGTATACGCCGGCTGGCAAGCCCCGCTTGGCCATTTTCTCCATTGCGCATCTGAACGACGCGGAGCGCATGTTCTTTGTGACGTTGTTGCTGAGTCAGATGGTCGGATGGATGAGGGCGCAGTCCGGCACCACGAGTCTGCGCGCGCTGCTCTACATGGACGAGATCTTCGGCTATTTCCCACCGGTCTCGAATCCGCCGTCGAAGTTGCCGTTGATGACCTTGCTCAAGCAGGCGCGCGCGTTCGGGCTCGGAGTCGTTCTTGCCACGCAGAATCCCGTGGATCTCGACTACAAGGGCCTGGCCAATACCGGCACCTGGTTCATTGGGAGATTGCAAACCGAACGAGATAAGGCCCGTGTCTTGGAGGGGCTGGAAGGGGCTTCGTCCAGTGCCGGGAAGCGGTTTGATCGTGGCCGCATGGAGCAAACGCTGGCCGGCCTCGGCAATCGAATCTTCCTGATGAATAACGTGCACGAGGACGAACCGGTCGTGTTCGAGACACGGTGGTGTCTGTCCTACCTCCGTGGGCCTCTCACCAGAACGCAGATCAAAGCGTTGATGGAGCCGGTGAGACGTGAAGCGTTGGGCGTGAAGCGTGAAGCGTTCGGGGCTCCCAACCCAGCCCTCAGCACTCACCACTCGGCCCTACAATCACGACCGATGCTGCCGCCGGATATTCCGCAGCATTTTGTGCCGTGGCGTGGAACGAAACCGGATGGAAGCGAGCTGGTCTATGCGCCGATGCTGCTGGGAGCGTCGCACATTCGCTTCTCCGACTCGAAGAACGGCATCGACAGCGCGCGGGACGTCATGGTACTGGCGCCTATCACGGATGATCCCGTCGCGGTGGACTGGGACCGATCGATGGCCGCGGATCTGGCGGTAGCCGATCTGGAACAGCATCCAGAGGAGAACGCACAGTTTCTTGCCCTGCCTGCGAGCGCGGGCAAGGCGAAGCGCCATGCCGATTGGAACAAGGACTTCGGCGGCTGGCTGTTCCGGACACAGAAAGTCGAGTTGTTCAGGAGCCCCAGCACGAAAGACCTGTCGAAACCAGGGGAGTCTGAGCGGGATTTCCGCGTGCGGTTGCAGCAGACCGGGCGGGAACAGCGCGACAAGGGGGCTGAAGCGCTTCGCCAGAAATATGCCTCGAAGATGGCGGCGCTTCAAGACCGGATCAGGCGCGCGGAACTCGCCAAAGAAAAGCAGCAAGCCGAATCCCGTTCCAGCCAGGTGCAAGCGGCCATTTCCGTCGGGGCCTCCATCCTCGGAGCCTTCCTCGGCCGGAAGACGATCAGCGCCTCGAACATCGGCCGTGCCACGACCGCGATCCGCAGCGCGGGTCGGGTCATGAAAGAGTCAAAAGATGTGGGCGTAGCCGAAGAAAATGTCGCAGCGATTCAGCAGCAGCTGATCGACCTTGAAGCCCAATTTAAGTCGGAGAGCGACGCGCTGACCGCGGCCACCGCCCCTCTGACTGAAAAACTCGAAACGATTTCGATCAAGCCCACCAAAGCCAATATTGCCGTCAAGCTCGTGGCGCTCGCTTGGACGCCCCACTGGCGTGACAAGGATGGAAGCCTGACAGCCGCGTGGTCATGA
- a CDS encoding FIST N-terminal domain-containing protein, producing MEVHTLRYDQKERWSVTNRPRIDSRRTLVLLFGPSGLLDSADPLNEVMGDYPESVVMGCSTAGEILGTQIFDESVSAAIVRFDHTDLRMASAPVQSMDDSFVAGQDIARQLKDARLRGILVLSDGLCVNGSELVRGLNAAVPTSVVVTGGLAGDGDRFRRTWVLQNRRPQTGFVTAVGFYGDRIRIGHGSKGGWDLFGPERRVTRSKGNVLFELDGRPALQLYKEYLGDRAAGLPATGLLFPLALRASESDAKSLVRTILAVDEREQSLTFAGDIPEGAFVQLMKANFDRLVQGASEAASSTKPSTDGGSCTLAIAISCVGRRLVLGERTEEEIEATLDVLPKGTRQIGFYSYGELSPFATGTCDLHNQTMTLTTLSEAA from the coding sequence ATGGAAGTTCATACCCTTCGTTACGATCAGAAAGAACGCTGGTCCGTCACAAATCGTCCACGGATTGACTCACGCCGAACATTGGTGTTGCTGTTCGGGCCTTCCGGCTTGCTCGATTCGGCCGACCCGCTCAACGAGGTGATGGGTGACTATCCTGAATCGGTCGTCATGGGATGCTCGACTGCCGGAGAGATTCTGGGAACACAGATCTTTGACGAAAGTGTGAGTGCCGCGATCGTACGCTTTGACCATACGGATCTTCGGATGGCCAGCGCCCCCGTGCAGTCGATGGACGACTCGTTTGTCGCCGGGCAGGATATTGCCCGCCAGCTGAAAGATGCTCGATTGCGAGGCATCCTCGTCCTTTCAGATGGACTGTGCGTGAACGGGAGCGAGCTGGTCCGAGGCCTCAATGCTGCGGTCCCGACCTCCGTTGTCGTGACCGGTGGATTGGCCGGAGACGGCGACCGTTTTCGTCGAACCTGGGTGTTGCAAAACCGACGGCCGCAAACAGGCTTTGTGACGGCAGTCGGGTTCTATGGCGATCGCATTCGGATCGGGCATGGATCGAAAGGGGGCTGGGATCTGTTCGGCCCGGAGCGTCGTGTGACGAGATCGAAAGGAAACGTCCTCTTTGAGCTCGATGGTCGCCCCGCCCTCCAGCTCTACAAGGAATATCTCGGCGATCGAGCTGCGGGATTGCCGGCGACGGGGCTCTTGTTTCCGCTCGCGTTGCGCGCCAGCGAATCGGACGCCAAGAGCCTGGTCCGAACCATTTTGGCCGTGGATGAGCGGGAACAGTCGCTCACGTTCGCCGGCGATATTCCGGAAGGAGCGTTCGTGCAGTTGATGAAGGCGAATTTCGACCGGCTCGTTCAAGGCGCGTCGGAGGCGGCCTCCTCCACGAAGCCATCGACGGACGGCGGTTCTTGCACCCTTGCGATTGCGATCAGTTGTGTGGGGCGGCGTCTGGTGTTGGGGGAACGAACGGAAGAAGAAATCGAGGCGACTCTGGATGTGCTTCCCAAAGGGACCAGACAGATCGGGTTCTACTCCTACGGGGAGCTGTCCCCCTTTGCGACAGGAACCTGTGATCTCCACAATCAGACGATGACGCTAACGACGTTAAGCGAAGCGGCGTGA
- a CDS encoding dihydrolipoamide acetyltransferase family protein, translating into MASRVVMPKLTDTMEEGVLLQWKKREGDSVQAGEALAEIETDKAVMDLEAFASGILRKILVQDGETVASGTLLGVIGEADEDITEALSDKVMPVASTGAKPAVASTISPGASPMGTGENRIIASPRAKALAAERGIDLSAVTGTGPGGRIVEEDVAGAQGTATTTMPAGTDQPLTQMRKAIARATAQSKAPVPHFYLTREIDMDAAEQFRRQFKKDRQSHPSMTDLLIKAVALALRKHPELNVSYTGEAIRRYERIDIGVAVGMEDGLVTPVIRDCGAKTLETISSESRALIERAKQKRLQPQEYSGATFSISNLGMFGVDNFLAVLIPPQAATLAVGAVRDVPVVVSGAVKAGRRMHVTLSCDHRAIDGVMGAKFLIELKRIVEHPQELAAQAMKS; encoded by the coding sequence CTCCAATGGAAGAAACGAGAAGGGGATTCCGTACAGGCCGGAGAGGCTCTGGCTGAAATCGAAACAGACAAAGCGGTCATGGATCTTGAAGCGTTCGCCTCCGGTATTCTTCGGAAGATACTCGTGCAGGATGGGGAAACAGTGGCGTCTGGAACGCTGTTGGGCGTCATCGGCGAGGCGGATGAAGACATCACGGAAGCCTTGTCCGACAAGGTCATGCCCGTGGCCTCGACCGGCGCCAAGCCCGCAGTTGCATCGACAATCTCGCCCGGCGCGTCACCCATGGGTACAGGAGAGAATCGCATCATCGCCTCCCCGCGGGCCAAGGCCCTGGCCGCTGAGCGGGGGATCGATCTCTCCGCGGTAACCGGCACCGGTCCCGGTGGGCGAATCGTCGAGGAGGATGTGGCCGGCGCGCAAGGGACTGCAACGACGACGATGCCGGCCGGAACCGATCAGCCCCTGACGCAAATGCGGAAAGCCATCGCCAGGGCGACGGCGCAGAGCAAAGCGCCGGTGCCGCACTTCTATCTGACGAGGGAGATCGACATGGACGCGGCGGAGCAGTTTCGCCGTCAGTTCAAAAAAGACCGGCAATCTCATCCTTCAATGACCGATCTGCTCATCAAAGCCGTGGCTCTGGCGCTCCGTAAGCATCCGGAACTGAACGTGTCCTATACCGGCGAGGCGATCAGGCGGTATGAGCGAATCGATATCGGCGTTGCGGTCGGCATGGAGGACGGCTTGGTGACGCCCGTCATTCGCGATTGCGGCGCCAAGACGTTGGAAACGATCTCATCTGAATCGCGGGCGCTCATCGAGCGGGCGAAACAGAAACGGCTGCAACCGCAGGAATACAGCGGCGCCACATTCTCCATCTCCAATCTCGGCATGTTCGGGGTGGACAATTTTCTCGCCGTCCTCATCCCACCGCAAGCCGCCACACTGGCCGTCGGTGCCGTTCGGGACGTGCCGGTCGTTGTTTCGGGCGCCGTGAAAGCCGGCCGCAGAATGCACGTGACATTGTCGTGCGATCACCGGGCCATCGATGGTGTGATGGGCGCGAAGTTTCTGATCGAGCTGAAGCGCATCGTCGAACACCCGCAAGAACTTGCCGCCCAGGCGATGAAGTCCTGA